In Gammaproteobacteria bacterium, the DNA window ATGCTGTAGAAACTGAATAATTGCATCGTGTAATGAGGGGTTGGCGGACATTACTTGGCGTTAAGGTCTAGCCAGAGTTTGTGGCTGATTAGCTCGGCGATCCTGGTCAGAAATACCGTGCCCAAATCACGTCGGAAACGATCTTCTCGTGTGCAGCCCAAGCCGATAACGCCAAAGGTTTGTACTCCAAGAGCCTGCTCCCCCGTGTCGAGCACGGGGCAGGCTCCGTGCTCAGCACGGGGCAGGCTCCGCGAAGGCGCGGGGGTGGCCTGCAATGGTAATAGTGCGGCGGAGGCAATCGCATCATGCTGGCCAAAGAACTTATGGATTTGATCGCTGTTAAGTTGGCCACAAACAACTTCGCCGCGTTCTAATTTTTCGAAGTGGCTAGCAATTGCATCGTCGTCACTATTGGTGACTATGACAGAATTCGCTAAGTTATTTGGGGTATGTCCGATACGGTCTTGCAATAAGTGAATGTTAACCCACTTAATGTCAAAATCATTATTTAGGCTGGAAATTATTTCTGATAGGCTAGTAGAAAGGGTATCCGCTGTCAGTAAACGTAAACAAAGCCGAT includes these proteins:
- a CDS encoding DUF484 family protein, which encodes MTKNKIKPKASSKPTQDNAATVTEYLLSHPKFFNEHPHVLTEVDLAHDSGTASSLIERQVCVLRMQNHKTRAELHDATENARLNEQLSDKIHRLCLRLLTADTLSTSLSEIISSLNNDFDIKWVNIHLLQDRIGHTPNNLANSVIVTNSDDDAIASHFEKLERGEVVCGQLNSDQIHKFFGQHDAIASAALLPLQATPAPSRSLPRAEHGACPVLDTGEQALGVQTFGVIGLGCTREDRFRRDLGTVFLTRIAELISHKLWLDLNAK